DNA sequence from the Pichia kudriavzevii chromosome 4, complete sequence genome:
TCATCACGCTCCACATGTAGTACTGGAATATCGTACCTATAACAATCAAACCAACCTCTATTTTCTGGTTTGGAAATATCCACATATTCAACGTCTTTAAttgtttttctcatttctgGTTTCACATCGTCTAACGCGTTTTCCAAAACTACGTTTGCCTCATAACATAACATACAATCAGGTTTCGTGAAAAACCTGAGTTTGGTGGTAATGTCTCTAGTACACGTCCTGTTTAAGCTTGCTCTATTACTGAATTGTGTACTGTGTCTAAGTACTTGCCTAAACATTGCTAgtgtttttggaaaaagaatGGTT
Encoded proteins:
- a CDS encoding uncharacterized protein (PKUD0D01160; similar to Saccharomyces cerevisiae YDR286C; ancestral locus Anc_5.295) codes for the protein MFRQVLRHSTQFSNRASLNRTCTRDITTKLRFFTKPDCMLCYEANVVLENALDDVKPEMRKTIKDVEYVDISKPENRGWFDCYRYDIPVLHVERDEYKKVVFMHKFDHEELVEELGQEL